A window of Rhododendron vialii isolate Sample 1 chromosome 11a, ASM3025357v1 genomic DNA:
CACTCTGTGGAGCACCTTGAGTTTCAACTTTTCTCAGGAAATACCCAAACAGAAAAACTTCTCCCCTTCCTCGCGGCGGTATAGACTATagagttattttattttattttattttcatttcttacAGCTGATTTCATGTTTTCCCATCTCATTCCGGATGAAAAACATAAAGCATCAAACTGTAAAAATATCAACACGAAACAAGCTACATAAAGAATTATGCCAAAAACAGAGACTAAAAAGAACTTCaacctttctttttcattttcctgtaAAATTGAGCAAAACACGATAAAGCTATTCTGGAGAAAATTTATGCCTCTCAAAGTAAGAAGAAAATAGCAAAAAGGTACGGAAAGATGCAACTTGCTCAGCGTCACCCATAGCAGACCAATATGTCCACAGCTTCAAAATGCAAGATGCAGACTTCTGTGACTTATCGTACTAACAGTAACCTTTGCTTTCCGTATCCTACTCGACGGCCTTCTTCAGAAACAAAGAGAtgagaaaacaagaaacaaaaccatCTGTCAACCAAAACTTTCCAGATCCTGTACGTGAGAAAAATCAGTAATACATGAGAAAAGCAGCAAATTAGGCTTCAGTTTCGGAAGATGCTCTGCTTGAACCGGAAATGGGGGATTCAGGAAGCATTGAAAGTTTCGGTTGCACGCCTCTACTCAGTTTTAAGGATGGCCTCAGTTTCATGTACTgcatagagaaagagagagataagtgaaaagaaaatgggaaCGCAAAGACAAATATACACATTGCAgtaagtctcaaatctagtaGCATCTGACATGATCTATTGAACACAAAGTAAAGAAATTAAATTCGTTATTGAAAACAATACTATAATCTCTACTAGCGTCTGTGCCTATTCGACGGACGGACACAATAAAAATcagtgagattttttttattgtcccaCACACATCAAACAAGCACAATGCTAGTAATAAATTACTCTAGTTCAAAATTGTGAAAAATGTAGGATACATAAAGAAAACAAACGAAAACtaaaatgtttgattttttattctaatcctaaattctctctctctctctctctctctctctctctctctctctaaaaaaaatcaaaaaacaaaattgtgaGAATTTAGGATTAGAGGTTTGGGAATTGGGAGGCACAAACACATTTGTATATAGTATATAGATTGATTAAGTTcagatataaaaacaaaaatataaacatCACAAACAACATGAACATTATCAAGATACATAAACAACAAATTCACTAAATAAGCATTCAAATTCATGACAATTTGGACACCACCCAAACTTTCTCAAATTACATTCGTACCTTCTAACACATACCCAAAATgctcaatgaaaaaaaaagcgACAAACAATTGGGCGTCCCTGATATGCGTCCGGGCATATCTGAAAGCGTCTGTGTCCTAGACGTGTCGGACATGAACATGTAAGGCCAATAGACATGTGTCTGCTTCTTGGGTACAGAGATAATCTCCACCTTTTGTCTGTTTTGCCctatgatttctgaaaaagccttcaacattggagctgattttttacaggaaccctcaaaataatattttaaaaaagatgagcggtttggatcatcttTGTGTGATccgatatgggccccacaaaaatgtatgcgCATGAAATGTGTACAAAAATCTGTGCAAGTAGCACAACTGTTTGTTGTTTGTGATCAAATCAAGACTTTCAGAAGTTAAATATTGAAAAACAGGGAATGTATATTTCCGCGACCAATTTGCTTTGCCTCCTACCCTAAAGTGGTAAACAAAAGCCGTCTTAAATTTTGACCAAGTCAGTTCAGGCTGAATTGGCAACAAGATGATGGGGAGACCAGATTGTTCACAgtttttttcctcttcaatGAAGAACAGGTTGGGGCCACTCTAAACTATGTAGCATGCACATAAAAGGTATAGCTTATTACCTCGTCGTAAAAGGCATTGATCTCCTCCTCTGTAAGCCCATCTTCTTCTCCAGCATTTTCCTCCCAGCCAAGAGAACGAAGAAATGCAGCCTCTTCCTCATCTGGATAAAGTGTTCCATTAAGGCACAAATTCTTCTCCCCTTCAGAACTATCCCCATTGTTAGTCACCTCACTACCAGTCTCACTAGCACAAGAACTTATGCGAGAACTAGCTCCCTCGACCAATTCACAGCATTTCTCCACAGGCAGAGACACATCAGCAGAAGTGTTTGATGAGGTTTTCTTCCTCATGAGATTGAAAAAGTCACTCCGGCTCCGAGCCTGAGACGATTTCTTTTCCAACGTGGATCCAGAATTTAAAGACAAAACAGCTACCTTGCCTTCCATGTTGGAAAAATTTGAGCTTTTTGGGCTCTTCATAGGAGCAGAAGAAAGCAttggagcagaagcagaagcaaCCTGACCATTTACTACTCTGCTGACATTATCAATTGGGTTTGTCACATCCTTTCCTATGGAGGAGACACCATTTTCCCGAACTGGCTTGAGAACAAGAAACTTCCCAGCATGAGATGATCTTGAGGCGTCAGATCTGCCTTGTCCACCATGAAGAGAGTGATTAGCAAGTTGGGATGATTgaggctgctgctgctgcacaCTCTTGGAACCCACCATCGTCTCATTGGTTCTCACTGCTGTTTTGGGCTTTGATTTATCAGAACTAAGAAcctggagaaaaagaaaaaaaaaaagcaggaGCTAATTGACCACTCAATGTCCATACAAGACAGAATCTGTAGCAAAACCAATCGTAAAGTTCAGATGGCTCAGAAAGCAATTCTCATAAATTTAGCCGAGAATTTACaatacaaataaacaagaaatccaAAAGGAATAATGCTTCAATCCTGTAACCAAAGAATATAACATCTTGGTAATGGTTTGCCACACTTCGTAACCATTGTCATCACAACAAACCACAGAACATGGTTCGTTCCTTTAAATATTAGACTTTATACTCCCACAAAATGATTTAGTCTTATATAAATCGCCAAGGGAGGATACTGGAGCAAAAAGTACCATTTTGGACCCGCCCCTGCAGGACAAACCCCGGATAAATGCAACCACCTACAAGCTACAGGTATCGTGCAAGTCAAGGTAATGCCAGCCAGGGTTGAACAGAAGACCCTAGTTTACGGTTGGTCTCAGAGACAACCACAAACAGTCGGGCTACCCTAGCGGTTACCTAGTCATTTGGGTTAAACCTAACACAACACACCCAAACATAGACTGCCACATCACACTAATCATACAGCCCTAACCAACCAACTAGTACACTCCTCTTCCGTAGGACAACAATTCCCATTCATAAAAACCTTAATCCCGACTGCACTAAGCCTGTAGACTGTAGTGCTGACAAGGTACTGTTCAGTATACCACAAACCTCCATTTTGCTAGCATGTCCCGCTTAAGACATGTGTACGCAAATGGCACAACTTTAGGAGATACATGGAGAGAAGTATTGTTCATaacaacttcaaaatagagtttcAAAGATGGTGCCTTGCCCACAAGTGCTAACCAGGAGTGTTCTTAAAGCTGACACATCAACCAATTGGCAATTCGACTCCAGGTCCCTGAATCATAACAAAAATGACAATCTTACTGAAGTCACCATAAAATCAAATAGAAACAACTTTGAGGCTTGCTAAAATCAGCACGCTTGAAATCCACCTCCTTAATAAGCTTAATGAATTGTGTGTCCGAGTACCCATCAGAGTATTGAAGCTTGCTACTGTTTCAAGATGCACTACCTAAAACGCACATCCTTCACTCTGATGCACATAACGAATCCAGTAAGTGAATCAGTTAATGGACAAATGGTTTGCCCTGAAATGGACAAGGAAACCCTCTTTCTACCCATAATGTGTTCACAAATGGTATACTTAGGGATCCGTCTCCGagggattagtcgaggtgatTGTAAGTTGGCTCAGACAAACTAAGTTATCAAAACAAATACTATACTCAGCATTTCTACGGATCACAAATGCCAGCTTCCATATGATGCCTACTAAGCTGAGTTTGTGGTTCTTACACTGCTTGGTgccaacaaacaaaaacagttttacCAGTATCCCTCTCACTACCTTAACATAAATGCAGTCAAAACTCGCAAGCGATAAAATAAGATCAAAAAGGCAAATGACAGGATACATGACAAAGTTACAAAATTATAATACCATAACAAAAGAACTACTGTTTTGGAGAGAGTGAAGAGAAATAATTCTACAACCCGACTCAAGTTAACTTCCAATTTTGCAGGTGTTGCAGACCGTTACACGACGAGGTGAAAATCTACAAGTTCACAACATGTCTCAATGCATCAACACAATGCACTGAGCATTCAGGATCCGCTTGCATGACAAGTATAATCTACAAGATtgcaacaaaagataacatgaACGGGGGAAAACTCACCAGATTAAGAATATTCATTCACCTTCCCTTTTACACAAATGAACTAAGTTACACATCGCTCTTCTAACCTCCTATCCGAGAAGAGTATCCCACTATTAAGTAGGTAACATTTCATAAAGAAATGAAGCCGGTTGAATTTAATTATGGACCGTGGAAATGCGAGTATATTCATGACAACTACAAGATATCTCTATATGGAAACGTGATTTTAATACCACGGATTAAAGGTCATAGAGGAAGGACAAGGCGTTAATATTACATTGACAACAATTTATTAATTCACTACAAGTCTCCAGTTGTCCAGCATATATTCATATTCAGATGgttataccaaaccaaaccaaaccaaaccgagccttgtgtcccaatcaattggggtcagctATATGAATCCTATTTCTCCCATTAAGCTCTGTCCAGGGCTAACTGATCACTTAGATTCAGATGGTTatgagaaacaaaaaagaactatGAACTCCATTAAGTCCACACAATGTAGATGAAATAATACCCATTACTGCAATTCCAAGTAGCCAAATGTCCTGCTGCCAACAAAGCAAGATGGCTCATGAAACCTGACAAAGCAAGCTGGCTTCGGCCATTTTCAAAAAGCTGATGACTTATTGTTTTAAATATCTTCTTCCATTATATGACAATAAGCTAAATTAGCGGAAGAAAAATGTCACCCCAAAATCCAACTTGTTTACACCTTCAATGAAAACAACAGGAGGACCATCTATCGTGCTTAACTTAAGCTCCAACCTCCAGATAGTCCTTGTATATTTTTTACTGAACTCGTATAGTCTCCCGGTGCAATCAgctacttcaaaaaattataattctAGTTTCTGTGCACCAATCATCTCCTTGAAGCCTCGTACATGGTGTCAGTGAGAGCAAGATCCATTGCTAGTCATAAAACATCTAAATTTCAAGATGCTTGCAACGCCACATCTTACATCGACAATAACCTCCTTTCAACTGCGAAATAGAAAGTCCTCAAACCAAATCAGACTATGTACATAGTTACCTCAAAACGCTTACCCGTTATTTAGTATAATTGACCAAGTACTGGAAAATGGACTCCTTTTCTATCTAAATCATACTCCTAAATGAAGCAACGGTCAATAACTCATCATTATCCCAAGTTGTCCGTTAAGCCATCTCATTGTTGACAAGCATGCAATCCAGATCCCCCTTCAGGATAACAATTGGTCATCCCTAAACTCTAGTTTCTGTGCACCAATCATCTCCTTGAAGCTATACATCAATTGCTAGTCTTAAAACATCAATAATAACCTCCTTCCAACTGCGAAATAGAACCAGTCCTCAAACCAAACCAGATTATGTACATTGTGATAAATATAAAGCAAGTCTCAATAACTCACAATATCCCAAGTTCTCGGTCAAGCCATTTTATTGTTGATAAGCATGCAATCCCACTTCCAATTCCGGATATCAATTGGCGATCCCTACTTCTAGAGCTATGTCAATTTGTTTTCCAAATCATCATGAAGTTTATGGATTATGGTCTAATTCCACACCTCCACAAATTAGAGGACAAGAAACCCTCTAAATGcacaaatacaaaagaaaacacagatTCTTCAACATACTGTTCAACATAATGATATCCCCTAAATAGGGATTCATAATTCTCTTGGTGGTTGGTAAAATTCTACTTCTCTTGTGAGTTTGAGAGAGCAGGTAAGGGGACAGAAGGGTAAGCAGGTGGTGATTGAAACCGCAGAAGCGAAATGCATAACTTATGTCCCAAAGAAATCTAAATAACTGAAAGAAGGAACCATACAATATAGTAAATTTCACGTGCATAGATCAAAAGATAAACTGAACAGAACTGGCCCATCTATTAGATGTGTTTACCAAATGCAAAACTTGAAGTAGTTCATTTTctgtgaaaagaaaaaataacgcAGTTAACAAAAATTAGAAGTAAGAAAAAAGTTTAATTACCAAGCCTTTAGGCGTCAAGGGTGTCACCGGGATTAATTGTTTGGATTGCTTTATTGCCAATTCCTCAAGCCTCTGCGTCTTATCAGGCAGctgaaaattaaagaaaataaacccTGATAAACCAACCTTGAGTATTCATTACCAAACTAACACAGGAGGAACAAACAGTTACCTGGGGAGTAGTATGAGCTCGAGATGGAGCCTGTGATAATGCCTCGGCCATGTTAAGACTTGCTATAGGATTTGAAGCCCCAGATGATTGGCTCGAACTAACACTTTGTTGAACTGATGTGGGACCCGTGCTATTGCTGCCAATCATATTGGGCACCTCTGCCAGAGCAGAAGTCCACCCCTCACCACCAATCAAGCCAGGATTTACAAAAGGCAAACACTGTACAGCGGTGGTTGAACCAGGAGATGGAACTCTTCCAATATCAGGCACTCCTTGCTTCTCTCCAGTTCCAAGAGAGGGAAAATCCTTGTCAAAAGAACTTTTCAGGGTGCTCCTAACAAGTTTGCTTCCAGGAAGCACACCATTGGTACTACTGTGATTGCTGCTACCACCATTTTTTGAGTCCACTGCTCTTCGAGGCAATAACTCCACAGGTTTCCTATACACAAGTGAATTAGAACGCCTCAATGTATCCTTCTCAACTCTACTAATTAATATATCACCCAATGGATCGTTGCGGTCCCAAAGGTTCCCAATAGCAgacctttctttctctttgtcACGGTTCCTATCACGTTGACTTTGACTGAAACTACTGTACGGATGCTTTGAAGAACCATTACCATTTGAACTACGCCGAGAATTATCTTTATCACTTGCACTCCTAGAACATCTATTTCGAGTGGAGGGTGCTGAGGAAAGACCATCTacaacaatgtaaaaatgaaaaataataaatgctAAAATCCAAGCaacaaacaagaacaaaaaggaAGGTTAAACAAAACTGGCAAGAGTACCACTACCTGATTGCGAAGAAGATGATGCAAAATGGTGGGCTGAATTGCTACCCCCACCGACACTTCCAGTAGTTCTCAACCATTCTGGAACTAATGTGGGTTCACTTCTGTCCATGAGAAGTGAACATTATCAACTATACAATAAACCACAATTTGCCTCTGCTTCAAATCCCCTCCCCGCGAAAAGATTGTGATCTCCTATCAGTAAATATCTAAACACTTACTTTTCCATCAAAATCAAACTTGCTTTGAAATTAACTCCAATTCCCCAAGTCGCACTCTCTGCGACTACAAAATTTCAACAGTATTTGAATGAAACTTATTCTTGTCCCCTCACAACAATTAAATGAGACGAAAACCTCAAATAGAGCCAGATGACGAACTTAAACACTTGTCTCCACCTCTGTGCAATTATCTAAACACTTACTTTTCCCTAAAAAACCCAACTTGCTTCGCAATTACCTCCAAGTTCCCAGAGTCACCCTCTCTGCGATTATACCACTTCAACAGTATTCGAACGAAACTAACATCCTTGTCCTCTCGCAACAATTAAAAGAGGTGAAAACCTCAAATAGACATTAGCGAGACGATGAACTTAAACAGAAATGCCAGCAAGAAGGTTCATCACCACCGCCGTGCGAATACAATGACAAACAACTAGAAGAAAAATCCTTCTCTACCCCTCCATCCTCAGTGAGAGACGGATTCACAGACAAAAATAAAGCACTCAGAGGACCCTCATTGCCGCAAAAACCCAACTCCCGTTACCAATAACTACCATACAAACgaattgaaacttgaaaccCTAGGTTCTTAATCACTGGCTCGCATCAATTAGTACgataaaaccctagaaaccaATACAGCCCCCGGCCGTGCAATTAACTTGAGGAACTAAATCAAAACCCAATAGAATTAGAGTTTCAACCGACCAAAATCTAGAATTATCTGCCGATTAAGTTGTAATGATCGAGAGCGACGTccagagagaaaaaaatataaaaccaaACCTCCTGCGTAGTTTCCCGTGTAAGGATCCAGGAAACCCTAAAACTGCTTGAATAACCGCCGAAGTATATATTGTCTAGATATatatgtatagagagagagagcgagagagagcgagagagagagggcggcGGTGGAGAGATGGAGAGTAATGGAGTGCAGGGGAGGAATTGGAACGGGAGACGGAGTGATATTAGGgcagatataga
This region includes:
- the LOC131308672 gene encoding uncharacterized protein LOC131308672 isoform X2 codes for the protein MDRSEPTLVPEWLRTTGSVGGGSNSAHHFASSSSQSDGLSSAPSTRNRCSRSASDKDNSRRSSNGNGSSKHPYSSFSQSQRDRNRDKEKERSAIGNLWDRNDPLGDILISRVEKDTLRRSNSLVYRKPVELLPRRAVDSKNGGSSNHSSTNGVLPGSKLVRSTLKSSFDKDFPSLGTGEKQGVPDIGRVPSPGSTTAVQCLPFVNPGLIGGEGWTSALAEVPNMIGSNSTGPTSVQQSVSSSQSSGASNPIASLNMAEALSQAPSRAHTTPQLPDKTQRLEELAIKQSKQLIPVTPLTPKGLVLSSDKSKPKTAVRTNETMVGSKSVQQQQPQSSQLANHSLHGGQGRSDASRSSHAGKFLVLKPVRENGVSSIGKDVTNPIDNVSRVVNGQVASASAPMLSSAPMKSPKSSNFSNMEGKVAVLSLNSGSTLEKKSSQARSRSDFFNLMRKKTSSNTSADVSLPVEKCCELVEGASSRISSCASETGSEVTNNGDSSEGEKNLCLNGTLYPDEEEAAFLRSLGWEENAGEEDGLTEEEINAFYDEYMKLRPSLKLSRGVQPKLSMLPESPISGSSRASSETEA
- the LOC131308672 gene encoding uncharacterized protein LOC131308672 isoform X1; translated protein: MDRSEPTLVPEWLRTTGSVGGGSNSAHHFASSSSQSGNGLSSAPSTRNRCSRSASDKDNSRRSSNGNGSSKHPYSSFSQSQRDRNRDKEKERSAIGNLWDRNDPLGDILISRVEKDTLRRSNSLVYRKPVELLPRRAVDSKNGGSSNHSSTNGVLPGSKLVRSTLKSSFDKDFPSLGTGEKQGVPDIGRVPSPGSTTAVQCLPFVNPGLIGGEGWTSALAEVPNMIGSNSTGPTSVQQSVSSSQSSGASNPIASLNMAEALSQAPSRAHTTPQLPDKTQRLEELAIKQSKQLIPVTPLTPKGLVLSSDKSKPKTAVRTNETMVGSKSVQQQQPQSSQLANHSLHGGQGRSDASRSSHAGKFLVLKPVRENGVSSIGKDVTNPIDNVSRVVNGQVASASAPMLSSAPMKSPKSSNFSNMEGKVAVLSLNSGSTLEKKSSQARSRSDFFNLMRKKTSSNTSADVSLPVEKCCELVEGASSRISSCASETGSEVTNNGDSSEGEKNLCLNGTLYPDEEEAAFLRSLGWEENAGEEDGLTEEEINAFYDEYMKLRPSLKLSRGVQPKLSMLPESPISGSSRASSETEA